The nucleotide window CTGTACTGGAGATGCTCCTCGCCCTTCTATCGCTTATTGTTAGGTTGAAGTAGCTGTGCCTCCCCTTTATGTTAGAGTAGTATTCCCTGTTTCCATATATGTAGTACCCGGCTGACGCCAGGGCCGCTCCGAAAATGTTAGCTGATGTATCTACACCTGTCCCCTGGGCTCCTCCAATTTCCCAAGTTATCCTCATAATTCTCTAATGATAATATGCTTTGATGGGTATTAAAGTGAATCTGCGAATGATTATAAGTACGTTCCCTTTCATTTAAATTTCTGAACAAATCTAATGAAAAAACTAGTACTATCATGATAAATAAAGGGTGATGTGCGGGGAAGGGACTCGGACGAGGATCTCATAAGCTTGGACTGATCTGTCCTGTAGTGGCACAACAAAACCCACTTATATCGGGGGGCAGATGATTACTAGAAATGAAGGAAGTTAGCGTTCAGGACGCGGTTTACTTAAAGCTTGAAGCGTTGTCCCTTCAGACTAGGAAAAGTATATCAGAATTGGTGGCAGACTTAGTCCTAGGTCTCTTGGGAGAGGAGGAAAAGTTTTCGTTTCTCCAAGAGTTAAGCGTGGAGATGGAGGAAGAGGGCGAGAGACTTAGAAAGGAAGGAGACCTCATAAATTCAGGGGAAGCTTTCTGGAGGTCCCTCTCTTACCTAATGAGGGCCGTTGGACTTAAGGTGGGCCTAGACGTCTCAAGTTATCAAGACCATTACTCCCTTGTGGAGTACCTAGCGTATAAGACTGGGAACAACTCCCTCATTATCAGCTTCGTTAACGCCGAGAGGCTCCACGGAGAGTTTCACCCGAGACCGCAGAACCCGGAGGAGTTTGAATTTAGAGTCAAACACTTGAAATCGTTACTTAATGAACTAAGAAATTTAATTGACAGACACAATCTTTTGGTATGAGACGACTCGACGTCCACGAGTTATTGACAGGAAGAGGAACGTTTGTAGACGACGTGAACTTCAAGGGTTACTATGGGGTTTTCGTAAGAAGTCCATACCCCCACGCATACGTGAAGAGGATAGACTACAGCGATGCTACAAAGAGAGGGGCCCTTGTTCTAACCGGGAGGGACATGTTGGTGTCAAAGGGAGGGGAGGAGGATAGGGAGGGATCAGCCCTAAGCTCAACTCCACTTGCCATCAAGAAGGTCAGGTACGTGGGTGAGCCCGTGATCTTCGTGATGGCCAAGGACCTTTACGAGGCTATGGACCTAGCTGAGACCGTTCAGGTGGATTATGAGGAGATCCAACCAGTCAACGACATTGACGAGGCTCTTGGAGGTGAGTCCCTAGTATTTGAAGAGCTTGGAACTAACTTGGTGGGGAATAAGGTTTTCGAGTTCGGTAGCATCCCGAGGGACAAAGAAGTTGACCTTGAACTATACTGGTCTAGATCTTCAGGGAACCCCATGGAGAACTTTGGTGTAGTGGCATTCCCTGAGAAGTGGGGGGTCAGACTTATAGCCAACATGCAAGCACCTAACTTTCTCGCCAAGGAGATTTCAAAAGCGCTTAACCTCAAGGTTATTGCAGAACCCATAAGACAAGGAGGTAGTTTCGGAGCTAAGTTCTCCCTTCTAAACTACGCCACCATAGTTACATTCGCTTCGTGGAAATTTAAAGTACCAGTCAAGTGGATTGAGACTAGATCGGAGCACCTTGTGGCTTCAGGGAGCTCAGGACCAGAGAGGAAGTTTAAGGTAAGGGCAACGTTCTTATCAGATGGGACTGTAACTGGGCTTGACGTAAAGGTGTGGGAGGACCTAGGAGCCTCTACCTCAGGTGGTCAGGCCTTTAAGCCCACCGGTATCTTGGCTGGACCTTACTCCGTGAGGAACATAAGGTACGAGGTCAACTTAGTAGCTACGAATAAGAACCCTCCAGGAGCCTTTAGGGGTGCCGGGACACCTCCCCACACCTGGGCCCTGGAAAGGGTCATGGACGCTGTCGCTGACGAGCTGAAGATGCGTAGGGAAGAAGTTAGACAGAGAAACCTGATCAAGTCCTTCCCATATGAGGCGCCCTATGCCCTCTACGACTCTGGAAACCCAGGGGAATTAATGAGGATGGCTTTGTCTAGAAGTGACATCTTCTCCCTAAGGGAGAAGGGGTACGGAGTAG belongs to Metallosphaera tengchongensis and includes:
- a CDS encoding xanthine dehydrogenase family protein molybdopterin-binding subunit; its protein translation is MRRLDVHELLTGRGTFVDDVNFKGYYGVFVRSPYPHAYVKRIDYSDATKRGALVLTGRDMLVSKGGEEDREGSALSSTPLAIKKVRYVGEPVIFVMAKDLYEAMDLAETVQVDYEEIQPVNDIDEALGGESLVFEELGTNLVGNKVFEFGSIPRDKEVDLELYWSRSSGNPMENFGVVAFPEKWGVRLIANMQAPNFLAKEISKALNLKVIAEPIRQGGSFGAKFSLLNYATIVTFASWKFKVPVKWIETRSEHLVASGSSGPERKFKVRATFLSDGTVTGLDVKVWEDLGASTSGGQAFKPTGILAGPYSVRNIRYEVNLVATNKNPPGAFRGAGTPPHTWALERVMDAVADELKMRREEVRQRNLIKSFPYEAPYALYDSGNPGELMRMALSRSDIFSLREKGYGVGIACSTDPSTPSGQEEVRLSVKEGKVVVGIGYGPEGQGNEHTAIKLTSELLGVPTDVVSVETLDSSTMSSSFGPGGSRMAVFMAGAIRGATEELVRRIRVRLERETGDSVSYRNGVFLLEKERKEIPLTQINENASYTFSLHGKSRFNAYPFAVDLAVVKMDQETGMIRPVKHVVYIDPGTPIDEDLVKEQVTGGTYIGISIALYESYRYQDGRPLVASLSDYNMPTAVEIPDIEVNLVPYPSPYTPMGAKGIGEIPVGVAAAAVTSAVEDLIKRRITRVPIQLE
- a CDS encoding PaREP1 family protein, whose product is MKEVSVQDAVYLKLEALSLQTRKSISELVADLVLGLLGEEEKFSFLQELSVEMEEEGERLRKEGDLINSGEAFWRSLSYLMRAVGLKVGLDVSSYQDHYSLVEYLAYKTGNNSLIISFVNAERLHGEFHPRPQNPEEFEFRVKHLKSLLNELRNLIDRHNLLV